In Mucilaginibacter celer, one DNA window encodes the following:
- a CDS encoding FecR family protein has protein sequence MEKKEVKSRAERYLNGKATEKEKAMLEAWYLERGEDAVDIPQERIRAMQEEIFQKLPGNGGRKFPTGILLAAAAIAVIMVSLIPEVVFHQRDLVVQHVTHDIPPGGNRAVLTLSNGQKIDLSHAANGSVAVQQGTRVLKNRAGQIVYDDGAEPEAKGQAGENTITTPVGGTWQLNLPDGTRVWLNNSSSLTYPSHFRGQPERTVILTGEAYFEVAKDKRHPFIVKSEGQEVKVLGTHFDINAFPNEQVVRTTLLEGLVTVSAADIKVTQKLIPGDQSQLQGGNLKLTRVNVEQVMAWKNGYFRFDNTPIEQVMRELARWYDIDVHFDGPLPTEKLNGRISRSKNISKVLSALEATKTVHFKVEERRVTVMK, from the coding sequence ATGGAAAAAAAAGAAGTCAAAAGCCGCGCTGAGCGATACCTGAACGGCAAGGCCACTGAAAAGGAGAAAGCGATGCTGGAAGCCTGGTACCTGGAGCGGGGCGAAGATGCGGTAGATATCCCGCAGGAAAGGATCCGCGCGATGCAGGAGGAAATATTCCAAAAATTACCGGGGAACGGCGGCAGAAAATTTCCGACAGGCATCCTGCTCGCTGCCGCGGCCATCGCCGTCATCATGGTTTCGCTGATCCCCGAGGTGGTTTTTCATCAACGTGACCTGGTGGTTCAGCATGTTACGCACGATATCCCGCCGGGAGGCAACCGGGCCGTACTGACCCTCTCGAATGGACAGAAGATCGATCTCAGCCATGCCGCAAACGGCAGCGTTGCCGTTCAGCAGGGGACGCGCGTGCTAAAAAACCGGGCCGGCCAAATCGTTTATGATGATGGTGCCGAGCCGGAAGCGAAGGGGCAGGCTGGTGAGAATACCATTACCACTCCCGTAGGTGGAACATGGCAACTTAACTTGCCGGATGGTACCAGGGTCTGGCTCAATAATTCGTCCTCACTGACCTACCCATCGCATTTCCGCGGGCAACCCGAAAGGACGGTTATCCTGACCGGAGAGGCCTATTTCGAAGTGGCTAAGGATAAGCGCCATCCTTTTATTGTTAAAAGCGAAGGACAGGAAGTAAAAGTGTTGGGGACTCATTTTGATATCAATGCTTTCCCAAATGAGCAAGTTGTCCGGACAACTTTGCTGGAAGGCCTGGTGACCGTAAGCGCTGCTGATATAAAGGTGACGCAAAAACTCATTCCGGGAGATCAATCCCAATTGCAGGGAGGAAACCTGAAACTAACCAGGGTCAACGTTGAACAGGTCATGGCATGGAAAAACGGATATTTCAGGTTTGACAATACCCCTATTGAACAGGTGATGCGGGAGCTTGCGCGCTGGTATGACATCGACGTGCATTTCGATGGCCCTTTACCCACCGAAAAACTTAACGGCAGGATCTCCCGCTCCAAAAATATCAGCAAAGTGCTGAGTGCCCTCGAGGCTACCAAAACCGTGCATTTCAAAGTAGAAGAAAGGAGGGTGACCGTAATGAAATAA
- a CDS encoding macro domain-containing protein: protein MITYTQGNLLADKAEALVNTVNCVGVMGKGIALAFREAFPLNYKLYRAACAAGEVQPGKLFIVSDFNLFYGQKRIINFPTKTDWRKPSQYEYVESGLKALVGHLNANPVATLALPALGCGNGGLNWERVKEMIESQLGDLPAAISVYEPA from the coding sequence ATGATCACTTACACACAGGGAAACCTTTTAGCCGATAAAGCCGAAGCTTTGGTCAATACCGTGAATTGCGTCGGTGTGATGGGCAAAGGCATAGCCCTTGCCTTCCGGGAGGCCTTTCCGTTGAATTACAAGTTGTACCGGGCTGCCTGCGCTGCGGGCGAGGTTCAGCCGGGAAAGCTTTTTATCGTCAGCGATTTCAACCTCTTTTACGGCCAGAAACGTATCATCAATTTCCCGACAAAAACGGACTGGCGCAAGCCTTCGCAATATGAGTATGTGGAATCCGGCCTGAAAGCACTGGTCGGGCATTTGAACGCAAACCCGGTTGCGACATTGGCTTTGCCTGCCCTTGGTTGCGGAAACGGTGGTTTGAACTGGGAACGGGTCAAAGAAATGATCGAAAGTCAGCTGGGCGATTTACCGGCAGCTATATCGGTATATGAACCCGCCTGA
- a CDS encoding DUF6088 family protein, which translates to MTATHSTIEDYIKRYKRGDLIVPSDFRGKGSEAAIRKALSRLATDGTIRRIGHGLYILPIKDPLFGEVLPSADEIAHALADKEKIKIKPAGAQAMHKLGLTTQVPTKLVYLTDGNSRTIKINRTIIRFKATTPKKMALKGELSSLIILALEELGTNDLDAQIQNRIRELIRKENPVVFKQDLKLASASVHDYLLKIINDDRMA; encoded by the coding sequence ATGACGGCCACGCATTCAACAATAGAGGATTACATCAAACGCTATAAACGCGGTGACCTTATCGTGCCCTCAGATTTTCGGGGAAAAGGCAGCGAAGCGGCCATACGAAAGGCCCTATCCCGCCTGGCCACAGACGGGACTATCCGGAGGATCGGGCATGGATTATATATCCTGCCCATCAAAGATCCGCTCTTCGGGGAGGTGCTCCCTTCAGCGGATGAAATTGCGCATGCCCTCGCTGACAAAGAAAAAATAAAGATAAAGCCTGCGGGTGCGCAGGCCATGCACAAACTGGGACTGACGACCCAGGTACCCACGAAGCTGGTTTATTTAACGGACGGCAACAGCAGGACCATCAAAATTAACCGGACTATCATCCGCTTCAAGGCAACAACACCCAAAAAAATGGCGCTGAAGGGCGAATTAAGCAGCCTGATCATCCTTGCCCTGGAAGAACTGGGTACAAATGACCTTGACGCTCAAATACAAAACAGAATACGTGAACTGATCCGCAAAGAAAATCCGGTCGTGTTTAAACAAGACCTGAAACTTGCTTCGGCATCTGTACATGACTACTTACTAAAAATTATTAATGATGACCGGATGGCTTAA
- a CDS encoding PRTRC system ThiF family protein, producing the protein MKKKPNTPKIVAHIVDNELLQPANPVSVNLIGAGGTGSHVLSALMRLNFMLNELGHPGLNVRLFDDDVIEKKNRLRMLFTDAEVGLYKSVVLINRINRGFGLNWKAVPEKYSPEGLKQSSHLAMATITISTVDSVDARFGIAEILTQSRKLSGFRRDCPKYWLDFGNSRDSGQVILSTVGEIKQPESKKFDTRPVLRMVTDEFPDLLKAGEAKDKGHNCSTASALEEQDLYINASLAYQGAEILKKMFREGILFDRGFFHNLKGFRTQPLKIT; encoded by the coding sequence ATGAAAAAGAAACCCAACACCCCAAAAATAGTTGCCCACATTGTCGATAATGAATTGTTACAACCCGCCAACCCGGTTTCCGTCAACTTGATCGGTGCAGGGGGCACGGGCAGTCATGTACTCAGTGCATTGATGAGGCTCAATTTTATGCTGAACGAGTTGGGTCACCCCGGTTTGAACGTCCGCCTATTTGATGATGACGTTATCGAAAAGAAGAACAGGCTGCGCATGCTATTCACTGATGCCGAAGTCGGACTGTACAAATCGGTCGTACTGATCAACCGCATCAACCGGGGATTCGGCCTCAACTGGAAAGCCGTGCCGGAGAAATATAGCCCCGAAGGACTGAAGCAGTCATCGCACTTAGCGATGGCGACTATAACCATAAGTACCGTTGATTCGGTCGACGCAAGGTTCGGCATCGCCGAAATACTCACGCAATCCCGGAAATTATCCGGTTTCCGGAGGGATTGCCCCAAATATTGGCTCGACTTCGGCAACAGCCGGGATTCGGGGCAGGTGATCCTGTCCACAGTAGGTGAAATTAAACAGCCGGAGTCGAAAAAGTTCGATACACGCCCGGTGCTTCGGATGGTCACGGATGAGTTTCCCGACCTGCTCAAAGCCGGGGAGGCCAAAGACAAAGGGCATAATTGCTCGACAGCCTCCGCGCTCGAAGAACAGGACTTATATATCAATGCCTCACTGGCTTATCAGGGCGCTGAAATCCTGAAGAAAATGTTCCGCGAGGGAATACTGTTCGACCGTGGATTTTTTCATAACCTGAAGGGCTTTCGCACTCAGCCATTGAAAATTACCTAA
- a CDS encoding outer membrane beta-barrel protein, which yields MKLLYFFYSILFTLFLYNTTYAQTSTCKISGIVLDDAKKTLDGATVVLLIAKDSNVVSTQLAKADGSFTFQNLKDNTYIIKATYIGYKNYLSSPVTIGQQKTISLPAFTLSATGKTLNEVAVTGKKSYVQQKIDRTVVKVGALISNTGANALEVLSKTPGVQIDADGNITFKGKSGVMVMIDDKPTYLSAANLATYLRSLPSSALDQIELMDNPPAKYDAAGNAGVINIKTKKNTTRGFNAVATASWGRGVYGRTDESINLNYRIDKVNFFANLAYNNQKTYRRLEIDRIFFDDNGNQTSSLKDISYFRPSSNNTNIKAGMDYFLSPKTTWGVVFTGTLSHDHDSSPVNSLLYGQGGGLDSTIQTLNTSTNKFTSKGVNLNFTHKFDSTGRAFTFDLDYIRDVSGSNQTFVNNTFLPDGTLTNSQTITDDLPSIINIYSAKADYTHPLKGKAKFEAGVKSSYVNTDNAANYFNVIDNVSTVDYNNTNRFIYKENINAGYVNFNKAFGRFSIQTGLRMENTNGNGHQLGNAQRPDSSFVKHYTNLFPTAYLSYNIDTAGHNVLVASYGRRIGRPSYGNLNPFTFFVDKFTYFSGNPFLKPQFTDDYKLAYSFKSLFTIALAYNRTTDVHNETIHKDGNVFISTTGNIGVQKTLDFSISSNLQPTKWWTINLYAEVYNNKYQGAFYSGYLNQSKTTFSANGNNQFTISKTWSAEISGFYNTSGAYGQFVSIPTGMLNAAVQKKVLNNKGTIKLSVRDVLKSFSPSGTITNIAGATATYHNFLDTQVGTLAFTYSFGKLTNTPAKRNTGGAESEQGRAH from the coding sequence ATGAAGCTTCTTTACTTTTTCTATTCAATCTTATTTACATTATTTTTATATAACACCACCTATGCGCAAACCTCCACCTGTAAAATTTCGGGAATAGTTTTGGATGATGCCAAAAAAACACTTGATGGCGCAACAGTCGTTTTGCTCATAGCAAAAGACTCCAACGTTGTAAGCACACAACTGGCTAAAGCTGATGGCAGTTTCACTTTTCAAAATTTGAAAGACAATACTTACATCATCAAAGCCACCTATATAGGCTATAAAAATTACCTGAGCAGCCCCGTGACTATAGGTCAGCAAAAAACAATTAGCCTGCCGGCGTTCACATTATCCGCAACCGGAAAAACATTAAACGAGGTAGCCGTAACGGGCAAAAAATCGTACGTGCAACAGAAAATAGACCGCACGGTAGTTAAAGTGGGCGCTTTGATATCCAACACCGGCGCTAACGCTTTAGAAGTACTATCAAAAACTCCGGGCGTGCAAATAGATGCCGACGGCAACATCACCTTCAAAGGAAAAAGCGGCGTAATGGTAATGATAGATGATAAACCCACCTATCTCTCGGCGGCTAACCTGGCAACTTATCTACGTTCCCTTCCATCTTCGGCCTTAGATCAGATAGAACTGATGGATAACCCTCCAGCTAAATATGATGCAGCCGGCAACGCGGGTGTAATCAATATAAAAACCAAAAAGAACACCACCCGTGGCTTTAACGCCGTAGCAACCGCCAGTTGGGGCCGTGGCGTTTACGGCCGTACCGACGAAAGCATCAACCTCAACTACCGGATAGATAAGGTTAACTTTTTTGCCAACCTGGCCTATAACAATCAAAAAACTTACCGCAGGCTTGAAATTGACCGCATCTTTTTTGATGACAACGGCAATCAAACTTCTTCATTAAAAGATATCTCCTATTTCAGGCCGTCAAGCAACAACACCAACATTAAGGCAGGCATGGATTATTTCCTGTCGCCCAAAACAACCTGGGGCGTGGTATTTACCGGCACCCTATCCCACGATCATGACAGCAGCCCAGTAAACAGTTTGCTATACGGCCAGGGCGGCGGACTGGATTCGACCATCCAAACACTCAATACATCTACCAATAAATTTACCAGCAAGGGCGTTAACTTAAACTTCACCCACAAGTTTGACAGCACCGGCCGCGCGTTTACCTTCGATCTGGATTATATCCGTGATGTATCGGGCAGCAACCAGACTTTTGTAAATAACACTTTTTTGCCCGATGGCACCCTGACAAACTCGCAAACCATTACAGATGATTTGCCTTCTATTATCAATATTTATTCGGCCAAAGCCGATTATACCCATCCGCTTAAAGGCAAAGCTAAATTTGAGGCCGGGGTTAAAAGCAGCTATGTAAATACCGATAACGCGGCTAATTACTTTAATGTAATTGATAACGTAAGCACCGTTGATTATAACAACACCAACCGCTTTATTTACAAAGAGAACATTAATGCCGGTTATGTTAATTTCAACAAAGCTTTCGGCAGGTTTTCGATACAAACAGGTTTAAGGATGGAGAATACCAACGGCAACGGCCATCAACTGGGCAACGCACAAAGGCCCGATTCATCATTTGTAAAGCACTACACCAACCTGTTTCCAACGGCGTATCTATCCTACAATATTGATACGGCAGGGCATAATGTGCTGGTGGCATCGTACGGCCGCAGGATTGGCAGGCCCAGCTACGGCAACTTAAATCCCTTTACTTTTTTTGTAGATAAATTCACTTATTTTTCGGGCAACCCTTTCCTTAAGCCGCAATTTACTGATGATTATAAGCTGGCCTACAGCTTTAAAAGCCTGTTTACCATTGCCCTTGCCTATAACCGCACAACCGATGTACATAACGAAACGATACATAAAGATGGTAATGTATTTATCAGCACCACAGGCAACATAGGCGTTCAAAAAACACTCGATTTTTCGATAAGCAGCAACCTTCAACCCACCAAATGGTGGACAATTAATTTATATGCCGAAGTTTACAACAACAAATACCAGGGCGCATTTTATTCGGGATATCTTAACCAGTCGAAAACTACTTTCAGTGCCAACGGCAACAACCAGTTTACCATATCAAAAACCTGGAGCGCCGAAATAAGCGGGTTTTATAATACCAGTGGCGCTTACGGGCAGTTTGTATCCATCCCTACCGGTATGTTAAATGCAGCGGTGCAGAAAAAAGTACTGAATAATAAAGGTACTATTAAGCTGAGTGTACGGGATGTATTAAAATCATTTAGTCCGAGTGGTACCATCACCAATATTGCGGGAGCTACTGCCACTTATCATAACTTTTTAGATACGCAAGTTGGCACGCTGGCCTTCACCTATAGCTTTGGTAAACTGACCAATACTCCTGCAAAACGGAACACCGGCGGGGCGGAAAGTGAACAAGGCAGGGCGCATTGA
- a CDS encoding nucleotidyl transferase AbiEii/AbiGii toxin family protein — protein sequence MMTGWLKLTEEQRRTTLTQAENNSSIIAKALEKDWWVTLTLKALFQTPYANEIVFKGGTSLSKCWKLIDRFSEDIDIALSPGLFGMEYQDTPSKNYLNRLKRAGCSFTSNQLKEALNEQFIALGVPEGTLTITAGEIAPGMPDKDPQELFVAYPSLYGENKYLPDVVKIEAGVRSKLEPYTVMPVRSLLDEYFSNAAYAEEPFKVQAVEPRKTFLEKAFLLHELFNRGEAAVIKTERTSRHFHDLAVMMNKDAGKDALADKELYAAIILHRRNYTKMQGVDYDLLQPEHINFYPPTEALITALQADYRDMLENMIYGTTAPGEKELFEMMNNLIQLFRESATPPAGEAKDGHPNIIL from the coding sequence ATGATGACCGGATGGCTTAAACTAACGGAAGAGCAGCGCCGCACCACTTTAACGCAGGCGGAAAACAACAGCAGCATTATCGCCAAGGCCCTGGAAAAAGACTGGTGGGTTACGCTGACTTTAAAAGCCCTATTTCAAACGCCGTATGCCAATGAAATCGTATTTAAGGGCGGCACCTCGCTGAGCAAATGCTGGAAATTAATTGACCGGTTTTCCGAAGATATTGACATTGCACTATCTCCCGGCCTATTTGGAATGGAGTACCAGGATACGCCAAGCAAAAATTATTTAAACCGCCTGAAAAGGGCCGGCTGTTCGTTCACCTCAAACCAGCTTAAAGAGGCCCTGAACGAACAGTTCATTGCCCTCGGCGTTCCGGAGGGAACACTGACGATTACGGCAGGTGAAATTGCCCCCGGAATGCCGGATAAAGATCCGCAGGAATTATTTGTCGCCTATCCATCTCTTTACGGGGAGAATAAGTATCTACCCGACGTAGTTAAAATCGAAGCCGGTGTCCGCTCTAAGCTGGAACCCTATACAGTAATGCCGGTCAGATCATTGCTTGACGAATACTTTTCGAACGCCGCCTATGCGGAAGAACCTTTCAAGGTGCAGGCCGTCGAACCCCGAAAAACCTTTCTGGAAAAAGCCTTCCTGCTCCATGAGCTGTTCAACCGCGGTGAAGCCGCAGTGATCAAAACGGAACGTACATCGCGTCATTTTCACGACCTGGCCGTTATGATGAACAAAGATGCGGGTAAGGATGCTTTAGCCGATAAAGAATTATATGCAGCGATCATCCTTCACCGCCGGAACTACACGAAGATGCAGGGTGTTGATTATGACCTGCTGCAGCCTGAGCATATCAATTTTTATCCTCCTACGGAGGCGCTTATCACTGCCCTCCAGGCCGACTACCGCGATATGCTTGAAAACATGATCTACGGCACTACCGCTCCCGGGGAAAAGGAACTCTTTGAAATGATGAACAATTTAATACAACTGTTCCGTGAATCAGCCACCCCGCCAGCAGGCGAAGCCAAGGACGGCCATCCTAACATTATTTTATAA